One Ignavibacterium sp. DNA segment encodes these proteins:
- a CDS encoding choice-of-anchor V domain-containing protein, whose protein sequence is MKANILLVLIFLSFIIYANSSYFHGIAGMTMRDGGIGCICHNFSPNDSVNVWIEGPDTLQKNITAQFKLFMTGGPAVEGGFNIASYTGQLSPLDTLAKLISGELTHSLPNPFENDTVSWNFNYAAPDSILTDTLYSVGNSVNGDGNPNDLDKWNFGKNFIIHVVDSPVNVEEHNIHPEQFALFQNYPNPFNPITNIKYSIKESGLVQIKIYDILGNQIAVLVNEYKPAGTYEVMFNSHLNGSQNLSSGVYLYSIKAGDFAETKKMTFLK, encoded by the coding sequence ATGAAAGCTAACATACTACTTGTACTAATTTTTTTATCTTTTATAATTTATGCAAACAGCAGCTATTTTCATGGTATAGCCGGAATGACAATGAGAGATGGCGGAATCGGATGTATTTGTCATAATTTTTCACCAAATGATTCTGTAAATGTTTGGATTGAAGGACCAGATACATTACAAAAAAATATTACAGCACAATTCAAACTGTTTATGACTGGCGGTCCTGCTGTAGAGGGAGGATTTAATATTGCCAGTTACACCGGTCAATTAAGTCCGCTTGATACACTTGCAAAACTTATCTCAGGAGAATTAACTCACTCATTACCAAATCCTTTTGAGAATGATACTGTATCGTGGAATTTCAATTATGCTGCTCCTGATTCAATTCTGACAGATACTTTATACTCTGTTGGCAATAGTGTAAACGGAGATGGAAATCCTAATGATCTGGATAAGTGGAACTTTGGTAAAAACTTTATCATTCATGTTGTTGATTCACCTGTTAATGTTGAAGAACATAATATACATCCTGAACAATTTGCTCTTTTCCAGAATTACCCCAACCCTTTTAATCCGATAACAAACATCAAATATTCAATTAAGGAATCGGGGTTAGTTCAGATAAAGATTTACGACATACTTGGAAACCAAATTGCAGTATTGGTTAATGAGTATAAACCAGCAGGTACGTATGAAGTTATGTTTAATAGTCATCTTAATGGAAGTCAGAATCTCTCAAGCGGTGTTTATTTATATTCGATTAAAGCCGGCGACTTTGCAGAAACAAAAAAAATGACATTCCTGAAATAG
- the ettA gene encoding energy-dependent translational throttle protein EttA, producing MSSEPNKIIYSMVGVSKFYNNKPVLKDIYLSYFYGAKIGVIGLNGSGKSSLLKILAGVDKNFNGETVVSLGFTIGYLEQEPQLDDNKTVKEIVQEGVQLVVDLLKEYDEINAKFAEPMDDNEMTALLEKQGTVQEKLEAMGGWDLDARLEMAMDALRCPPSETLCKVLSGGERRRVALCRLLLQKPDILLLDEPTNHLDAETVAWLEQHLQKYEGTVIAVTHDRYFLDNVAGWILELDRGEGIPWKGNYSSWLEQKQERLRVEEKQESQRQKTLQRELDWIRMSPKARHAKSKSRITAYDNLLKEEKEKGQKELELYIPVAERLGDIVIEIENLKKSYGNNILIEDLTFSIPPGAVVGIIGPNGAGKTTLFKMITGSEKPDSGNIKIGSTVKMSYVDQSRDALDPGKSIWQLISNEEDTIMLGSRQVNSRAYVAQFNFSGADQQKKVSMLSGGERNRVHLAMMLKQGANVLLLDEPTNDLDVNTLRALEEGIEKFAGCVLVISHDRWFLDRIATHILAFESESKVVWFDGNYTEYEEKRKERLGVEADQPHRIKYRHLTRS from the coding sequence ATGAGCAGCGAACCTAATAAAATTATTTACTCAATGGTGGGAGTAAGTAAATTTTATAACAACAAACCTGTATTAAAAGATATTTACCTTTCATACTTCTACGGTGCAAAGATTGGAGTAATCGGCTTAAATGGATCGGGTAAATCATCACTGTTAAAAATTCTTGCCGGTGTTGACAAAAATTTTAATGGCGAAACTGTAGTATCTCTCGGATTTACTATCGGATATCTTGAACAGGAGCCTCAGCTTGATGATAATAAAACTGTCAAGGAAATTGTGCAGGAAGGTGTTCAGCTAGTAGTTGATTTGCTAAAAGAATATGATGAAATAAATGCAAAATTTGCTGAACCGATGGATGATAACGAAATGACAGCGCTGCTTGAAAAACAGGGCACCGTGCAGGAGAAACTTGAAGCAATGGGAGGATGGGACCTTGACGCAAGGCTTGAGATGGCAATGGATGCTTTACGCTGCCCTCCTTCTGAAACTTTATGTAAAGTTCTTTCCGGCGGCGAACGAAGACGAGTTGCACTTTGCAGATTGCTTCTTCAAAAACCTGATATACTTTTACTTGATGAACCGACAAATCATCTCGACGCTGAAACAGTTGCCTGGCTTGAACAGCATTTACAAAAGTATGAAGGAACTGTAATTGCAGTAACTCACGATCGATATTTTCTTGATAATGTTGCCGGATGGATTCTTGAGCTTGACCGCGGCGAAGGAATTCCATGGAAGGGAAATTATTCATCCTGGCTAGAACAGAAACAAGAACGGCTGCGTGTTGAAGAAAAACAGGAAAGCCAGAGACAAAAAACTTTACAACGCGAACTTGATTGGATAAGAATGAGTCCAAAAGCACGTCACGCTAAATCAAAATCAAGAATTACAGCTTACGATAATCTTCTTAAAGAAGAAAAAGAGAAAGGACAAAAAGAGCTTGAGCTTTACATTCCGGTTGCAGAACGTTTAGGCGATATTGTAATCGAAATTGAAAATCTGAAAAAATCTTATGGAAATAATATTTTAATCGAAGACCTTACCTTTTCAATTCCGCCGGGTGCAGTTGTAGGAATTATCGGACCAAATGGTGCCGGTAAAACTACTTTGTTTAAAATGATAACCGGATCAGAAAAGCCGGACAGTGGAAATATTAAGATCGGCTCAACTGTAAAGATGTCTTATGTTGATCAATCAAGAGATGCACTTGATCCAGGAAAAAGTATCTGGCAATTAATCTCTAACGAAGAAGATACAATTATGCTCGGCAGCAGACAGGTTAATTCGCGCGCTTATGTTGCTCAGTTTAATTTTTCAGGTGCTGATCAGCAAAAAAAAGTTAGTATGCTCTCGGGTGGAGAAAGAAACCGCGTGCATCTCGCAATGATGTTAAAACAAGGGGCAAATGTTCTTCTGCTTGATGAACCAACAAACGATCTTGATGTAAATACTTTGCGTGCACTTGAAGAAGGAATTGAAAAGTTTGCAGGATGCGTTTTGGTGATAAGTCACGACAGATGGTTTTTAGATAGAATAGCAACTCACATTTTGGCTTTCGAAAGTGAAAGCAAAGTGGTTTGGTTTGATGGCAACTACACCGAGTATGAAGAGAAACGTAAAGAGCGTTTAGGCGTAGAAGCTGACCAGCCGCACAGAATTAAGTACCGGCATTTAACGAGGAGTTAA
- a CDS encoding ATP-binding protein — MKPDNPFLVSGYYSPEYFCNREKETDKVISALANGRNITIFSIRRLGKTGLIEHVFNKLKPEKMKHLFYLDILPTTNLSSLINLFASSLLGKLESKQEMFIKKIGEIFSGIRPVISFDPQTGTPTLQINIQSVDDADRSLQKIFKYLKESGKKIIIALDEFQQITNYPEKNVEAVLRTNIQRAVNVNFIFSGSQKHILLSIFSKYGNPFYQSTEMMQLERIPEKEYVDFIISKFEKGKKKISVSTAVEILEICRLHTYYVQFLCNRLYALKDNTITGSLVRNTLESILKENEPVYINYRNLLTGYQWKVLTAVALEGNAQLITSKDFISKHNLGTPSSVHSAVKSLLSKEMIYKEGNDYFIYDVFLERWLERISV, encoded by the coding sequence ATGAAACCAGATAATCCGTTTTTAGTTTCAGGATATTATTCCCCGGAGTACTTCTGCAACAGGGAAAAAGAAACTGACAAAGTAATCAGTGCATTAGCCAACGGACGGAACATAACGATTTTTTCCATCCGTCGTCTTGGCAAAACTGGGCTTATTGAACATGTATTCAATAAATTAAAGCCGGAAAAAATGAAACATCTCTTCTATTTAGATATTCTACCAACTACAAATCTCAGCAGCCTTATTAATTTATTCGCTTCGTCTCTACTTGGTAAGCTGGAATCAAAGCAGGAAATGTTCATTAAGAAAATTGGAGAAATTTTCAGCGGGATAAGACCGGTAATCTCTTTTGATCCTCAAACCGGAACTCCAACTTTGCAAATTAATATCCAGTCTGTTGACGATGCTGACAGGTCATTGCAAAAAATATTCAAATATCTGAAAGAAAGTGGAAAGAAAATAATTATTGCATTAGATGAATTTCAGCAGATTACAAATTATCCCGAAAAAAATGTTGAAGCAGTACTTAGAACAAACATACAGCGTGCTGTTAATGTCAATTTTATTTTTTCGGGAAGTCAGAAGCATATTTTACTTTCTATTTTCAGCAAGTATGGAAACCCGTTTTACCAGAGCACAGAGATGATGCAGCTTGAACGTATTCCCGAGAAAGAGTACGTTGATTTTATTATATCAAAATTTGAAAAGGGGAAGAAGAAAATCTCCGTCAGCACAGCAGTAGAAATATTGGAGATCTGTCGTTTACATACTTACTACGTTCAATTCCTGTGCAACCGACTCTATGCTTTAAAAGACAACACCATTACCGGATCACTTGTAAGAAATACTCTAGAAAGTATACTCAAAGAAAACGAACCCGTTTATATTAATTACAGGAACCTACTTACGGGTTATCAGTGGAAAGTTTTAACTGCCGTTGCTCTTGAGGGGAATGCTCAGCTTATCACCTCAAAAGATTTTATCTCCAAACATAATCTTGGTACACCGAGTTCAGTGCACTCAGCCGTAAAATCTTTGCTGAGCAAAGAAATGATTTATAAAGAAGGGAACGATTATTTTATTTATGATGTTTTCCTGGAGAGATGGCTCGAAAGAATATCCGTGTAG
- a CDS encoding DNA N-6-adenine-methyltransferase: MKKKISLQALKEESSKPRLTSGLFTSRTEEWETPDYVFFALKKEFNFQVDVCATSENAKCKIYFDKSVDGLKREWSPFRCWMNPPYGRDIGKWMKKAFDESQRGALVVCLIPSRTDTKCGMIG, from the coding sequence ATGAAGAAGAAAATTTCACTACAAGCTCTGAAAGAAGAAAGCAGTAAACCGAGATTAACAAGCGGACTTTTCACCAGCCGCACTGAGGAATGGGAAACTCCGGATTACGTTTTTTTTGCTTTGAAAAAGGAATTTAATTTTCAAGTTGATGTTTGTGCGACATCTGAAAATGCAAAGTGTAAAATTTATTTTGATAAGTCAGTTGATGGTTTAAAAAGGGAATGGAGCCCATTCCGATGCTGGATGAATCCACCGTATGGTCGTGATATTGGTAAATGGATGAAGAAAGCGTTTGATGAAAGTCAGCGTGGTGCTTTGGTAGTTTGTTTAATCCCAAGTAGAACAGATACTAAGTGTGGCATGATTGGGTAA
- a CDS encoding T9SS type A sorting domain-containing protein gives MKTIQSFLLIFIFLTVGITAQWSSNPALNLTVCDTTGEQALAKIVSTSDGGCYISWFDTRSGSYNVYLQRLDPLGNKLWVPNGLLVSNNPQDTWITDYDLLADDNDNAIIAFSDIRNGGNLNPVVYAISPTGDFLWGNNGIVLNPTSDFQPNPKLAKTNDGNIVVAWIISTARSQVGLQKISPAGTKLWGSNPIILQSATEGLNYPDIVTSDSGGVILFHTATTGNFPAQTVKLRAKKLNSNGIVSWDVSIQNIGAIAAFSVPEVYSDNSYGGLIAWHDDRDNNNLQSAFVQRVSSTGTLYFPVNGAEASLLANRHKFNPVVTFDNSTNSTYVFWMETEPNQNQNGITGQKFSSNGTRQWTDNGKIFKDLSSTASISYLTSEMGSGKAYLFYLEGNSSGLNDKVEGFACDDNGNFLWTGNFTVLSNPTSDKLQLVSTVDVYKNCKLAWGDNRFDAGGIYAQDINPDGQLGNSVVPVELVSFSANVIDNSVTLNWITATELNNHGFEIEYSINNQDFSKIGFVPGSGTTSEMKSYSFVVQNISAGVQYYRLKQVDFNGSSTIYNSIEVTGPMPDNFILYQNHPNPFNPSTTISFYLSVEADVTIKLFNMLGQEITKISEGSFQAGVHNIDFDAQNLSSGAYIYSLETSAANGVSFKSTKKMLLLR, from the coding sequence ACGAGAAGCGGGAGTTACAATGTTTATCTGCAAAGATTAGATCCTTTGGGTAATAAGCTATGGGTACCAAATGGATTACTCGTAAGTAATAATCCGCAGGATACCTGGATTACAGATTATGATTTACTTGCTGATGATAATGATAATGCAATTATTGCTTTTAGTGATATCAGAAACGGCGGTAATCTTAATCCTGTTGTTTACGCAATTTCTCCGACTGGTGATTTTCTTTGGGGAAATAATGGAATTGTTCTTAATCCAACTTCAGACTTTCAGCCAAATCCTAAGCTTGCTAAAACCAATGATGGAAATATTGTTGTTGCATGGATAATCAGCACAGCAAGATCACAGGTCGGACTTCAAAAAATTTCTCCGGCTGGAACAAAACTTTGGGGATCAAATCCGATTATACTTCAATCTGCTACCGAGGGTCTTAATTATCCTGATATAGTTACATCCGACAGCGGCGGGGTAATTTTATTTCATACAGCAACTACCGGTAATTTTCCTGCACAAACAGTTAAACTGCGTGCAAAAAAACTAAACTCAAACGGTATAGTAAGCTGGGATGTTAGCATTCAGAACATCGGGGCAATTGCCGCATTTTCAGTTCCAGAAGTTTACTCAGATAATAGTTACGGCGGTTTGATTGCCTGGCATGATGATCGTGACAATAATAATCTTCAAAGCGCTTTTGTTCAAAGAGTTTCATCAACCGGGACGCTTTACTTTCCTGTAAATGGTGCCGAAGCTTCATTGCTTGCAAACAGACATAAGTTTAATCCTGTAGTAACTTTTGATAATTCAACAAACTCAACTTATGTATTCTGGATGGAAACAGAACCAAATCAAAACCAAAATGGAATAACCGGTCAAAAATTTTCTTCAAACGGAACAAGACAGTGGACAGATAACGGAAAAATATTTAAAGACTTAAGCTCTACAGCTTCAATAAGCTATCTTACCTCTGAAATGGGCAGTGGTAAAGCATATCTTTTTTATCTGGAGGGTAATTCTTCAGGATTGAATGATAAAGTTGAAGGATTTGCCTGTGATGACAACGGTAATTTTTTGTGGACAGGTAACTTCACAGTTCTTTCCAATCCAACAAGTGATAAACTTCAGTTAGTATCTACTGTGGATGTATATAAAAACTGTAAACTCGCCTGGGGTGATAATCGTTTTGATGCCGGCGGAATTTATGCTCAGGATATAAATCCTGATGGACAGCTCGGAAATTCAGTTGTGCCTGTTGAACTTGTTTCTTTTTCAGCAAATGTTATTGATAACTCAGTTACATTAAACTGGATAACTGCAACAGAACTTAACAACCACGGATTTGAAATTGAGTATAGTATAAATAACCAAGACTTCAGCAAAATTGGATTCGTACCAGGATCCGGAACAACTTCTGAAATGAAATCTTATTCCTTCGTGGTTCAGAATATATCAGCAGGTGTACAGTATTACCGATTGAAGCAAGTTGATTTTAACGGATCGTCAACAATTTATAATTCCATTGAAGTTACAGGACCAATGCCGGATAACTTTATCCTTTATCAGAATCATCCGAATCCATTTAATCCCAGTACTACTATTTCTTTTTACTTATCGGTTGAAGCTGATGTTACAATAAAATTATTTAACATGCTTGGACAGGAAATTACAAAGATTTCAGAAGGGAGTTTTCAGGCAGGGGTTCACAATATTGATTTCGATGCTCAAAATTTATCAAGCGGGGCTTATATCTATTCACTTGAAACATCAGCAGCAAATGGTGTGAGCTTTAAATCAACAAAAAAAATGCTGTTATTGCGCTAA
- a CDS encoding DUF1801 domain-containing protein: MGRLVQIKTKETSASVEDFINSVKDEVKRKDSFTLLKMMEKASNEKPKMWGSSMIGFGNKIYKSPATGREVEWFKIGFSPRKANISLHLVLDIKKHSAELKKLGKHKTGVGCLYINKLEDVDLKVLEKLINTAAMIK, from the coding sequence ATGGGCAGGTTAGTACAAATAAAAACAAAAGAAACCAGCGCAAGCGTTGAAGACTTTATCAACTCAGTTAAAGATGAAGTGAAACGAAAAGACAGCTTTACACTACTTAAGATGATGGAAAAAGCTTCAAATGAAAAACCTAAAATGTGGGGAAGCTCGATGATTGGGTTTGGAAATAAGATCTATAAAAGCCCTGCAACTGGAAGAGAAGTAGAATGGTTTAAGATTGGTTTCTCCCCAAGAAAGGCAAACATATCTTTACATCTTGTGCTTGATATCAAAAAGCACTCCGCTGAGTTGAAAAAGCTTGGCAAACATAAAACCGGCGTCGGCTGTCTTTACATTAATAAACTGGAAGATGTTGATCTGAAGGTTCTGGAAAAATTAATTAACACCGCTGCGATGATAAAGTGA
- a CDS encoding YciI family protein: MLKNLLLTLFLLTSVSSFSQQEENKTEAPKLKQYYFVMLVRGPNANAIDSLSLVKIQEGHMANINKMSESGKLQIAGPFGDDGSWRGIFIFDVATEEEVKELLKDDPAIQAGRLAYEIHPWWTLPGGCLE; this comes from the coding sequence ATGCTCAAAAACCTTTTATTAACACTTTTCCTTCTAACCTCTGTCAGTTCATTCTCACAGCAGGAAGAAAATAAAACAGAAGCACCGAAACTAAAGCAATACTATTTTGTAATGCTGGTACGGGGACCAAACGCAAATGCGATTGATTCGCTCAGTCTTGTGAAAATTCAGGAGGGACATATGGCAAATATCAACAAGATGAGTGAGTCGGGAAAACTTCAGATAGCCGGTCCTTTTGGTGATGACGGCAGCTGGAGAGGAATTTTTATTTTCGACGTTGCAACAGAAGAAGAAGTAAAAGAACTTCTGAAAGATGATCCTGCAATTCAGGCTGGTCGTCTTGCGTACGAAATACATCCGTGGTGGACATTGCCCGGCGGATGTTTGGAGTGA
- the gatD gene encoding Glu-tRNA(Gln) amidotransferase subunit GatD has product MDEINLEDFKGYRGAALNTLHKFNSPVWSDVEIITEDGNYKGLVLPRSETADEFHIVLKMPIGYNIGIAAEKIKEINIFGRREAKYKIPEKDFPFDPKKPNVKLLGTGGTIASRLDYRTGAVIPAFSPGELYGSVPELADICNLDTEKLYGVFSENMGPEQWIGLAEAIGREIEKGVQGIVIGHGTDTMHHTAAVLSFMVQDSPIPIVMVGSQRSSDRPSSDAALNLIHSVTTAAKSDIAEVMVCMFGPTSDLYGLLHRGTRVRKMHSSYRSTFRTIGDIPIATVSREKITPLREDYKRRRNDNSVKVNAVFDDRVAIVYYYPNMKPDMIDSLIDNGYKGIVIAGTGLGHVNKPLYPALKRAKENGVAVYMTVQTLWGYVQMYVYDTGRDMMELGVIPAANMLPEVAFVKLGWALGQTDDLQKVKEIMLTPIAGEITEREPSNGYLIYQGGLPEVEDFIKQYRK; this is encoded by the coding sequence ATGGATGAAATAAACTTAGAGGATTTTAAAGGATACCGCGGAGCTGCACTTAACACTTTGCATAAATTTAATTCTCCTGTTTGGAGTGATGTCGAAATAATAACTGAGGATGGAAATTATAAAGGACTTGTTCTGCCACGCTCTGAAACTGCTGATGAATTTCATATCGTTTTAAAAATGCCGATTGGTTATAACATCGGTATTGCAGCAGAAAAAATTAAAGAGATAAATATATTCGGAAGAAGAGAAGCTAAGTATAAAATTCCTGAAAAGGATTTTCCTTTTGATCCTAAAAAACCAAATGTAAAACTGCTTGGCACAGGCGGAACAATAGCATCACGATTGGATTACAGAACCGGTGCAGTTATTCCTGCGTTTTCTCCTGGCGAACTTTACGGTTCAGTTCCTGAACTTGCAGATATATGTAATCTGGATACAGAAAAACTTTATGGTGTTTTTAGTGAAAATATGGGACCCGAGCAATGGATTGGTCTGGCAGAAGCAATCGGAAGAGAAATTGAAAAAGGTGTTCAGGGAATTGTGATCGGGCACGGAACTGACACAATGCATCATACTGCTGCGGTTTTATCTTTTATGGTGCAGGATTCTCCGATTCCAATTGTTATGGTCGGTTCGCAAAGATCCAGCGACCGCCCGTCATCTGATGCAGCGTTGAATCTGATTCATTCTGTAACAACAGCTGCAAAAAGTGATATTGCAGAAGTTATGGTTTGTATGTTTGGTCCCACAAGTGATCTTTATGGATTGCTTCACCGCGGAACAAGGGTAAGAAAAATGCATTCAAGTTATCGCTCAACTTTTAGAACGATTGGTGATATTCCGATTGCAACTGTTAGCCGTGAAAAGATAACACCTCTAAGGGAGGATTATAAAAGGAGAAGAAACGATAACAGTGTTAAAGTAAATGCAGTGTTTGATGACAGGGTTGCAATAGTTTACTATTATCCGAATATGAAACCCGATATGATCGATTCACTTATTGATAATGGTTATAAGGGGATTGTAATAGCAGGCACAGGACTTGGACATGTTAACAAGCCGCTTTATCCGGCATTGAAACGAGCTAAAGAAAATGGTGTTGCTGTTTATATGACTGTGCAAACACTTTGGGGTTACGTGCAGATGTATGTTTATGATACCGGAAGGGATATGATGGAACTGGGTGTTATTCCTGCAGCAAATATGCTGCCCGAGGTTGCATTTGTAAAACTCGGCTGGGCATTAGGGCAAACAGACGATCTGCAAAAAGTAAAAGAAATAATGTTAACACCTATTGCCGGAGAAATAACCGAACGTGAACCGAGCAATGGTTATTTAATATATCAGGGTGGATTGCCTGAAGTTGAAGATTTTATTAAGCAGTATAGAAAATAA
- a CDS encoding N-6 DNA methylase, which yields MKSGKKYLTISNAASQIGVSNATIKNWIRHNYLKPFYEEGSALFAEEDVLNLQEKIKSGEIYRLNTRANKRSSAKKFIPKEYSEIDKSNEWLTTITNYVSVHSLELEPAVFYLALNVLISEKFILTNNFSEILSFNKEYFKNSYLKKILRSYYSTLPNVSKSEFYTKLLEFYIPTQSDVLGLLYQSIKSEGDKAKQGSYYTPKNIVDDIVKEYIKNESTILDPCCGTGQFLLNLNGLIKNPVQIYGLDIDRVAVFICKLNLIMAYPAQEFEPNVFHLDTLLELKTNSLFSQSDLPDGFDLIITNPPWGLHFPSDSLSMLKSLYPKIISLESFSYFLFKSIGLLKPNGILSFILPEAVLNIKVHNDIRKEILNSTTVLKIVKLGRVFTNVFTNVIRLDLKKQSTTNHPVQIINKISFTIDQQRFRTNPDYIFDIETNNEDSQIIEKVYRKPHHTLKNNAEWALGIVTGDNKKFLKDSINNGYEEIYRGKEVNKYILSKASDFILFEPGKFQQTAPIEKYRAKEKLIYRFISDKLVFAYDDKQKLTLNSANILIPTITNYPVKVVLALFNSSLYQFIYSKKFNTIKVLRGNLEELPLPIFSEKIYNKIVKLVDEIILSGKTNAELDLLIFKLLDISESEQKYILASK from the coding sequence ATGAAGTCTGGGAAAAAATATTTAACCATTAGTAACGCTGCTTCGCAAATCGGAGTATCAAATGCCACCATAAAAAACTGGATACGTCATAATTATTTAAAACCCTTTTATGAAGAAGGCTCAGCTTTATTTGCAGAGGAGGATGTTCTAAATTTACAAGAGAAAATAAAATCAGGCGAGATATACAGACTAAATACTCGTGCAAACAAGAGAAGCTCTGCTAAAAAATTTATTCCAAAAGAATACAGTGAAATTGATAAATCAAATGAGTGGCTAACAACAATCACCAACTATGTTTCAGTTCATTCTTTAGAATTAGAGCCTGCTGTTTTTTATTTAGCTCTAAATGTATTGATTTCTGAAAAATTCATCCTCACAAATAATTTTTCGGAAATTTTGAGTTTTAACAAAGAGTATTTTAAGAATTCATATCTGAAAAAAATTTTAAGAAGCTATTATTCAACTCTCCCTAATGTTTCAAAGAGTGAATTTTATACAAAACTTTTAGAATTCTATATCCCAACACAATCAGATGTGTTGGGTCTTCTTTATCAATCAATTAAAAGCGAGGGCGATAAGGCAAAGCAAGGTTCCTATTATACACCCAAAAACATTGTTGATGATATTGTTAAAGAATATATTAAAAATGAATCAACAATTTTAGATCCGTGTTGTGGGACTGGTCAATTTTTATTGAATTTAAATGGTCTTATAAAAAATCCAGTACAGATTTACGGACTCGATATAGATAGAGTGGCTGTATTTATTTGTAAATTAAATTTAATTATGGCATACCCAGCACAAGAATTTGAACCTAACGTTTTTCACTTGGATACTCTTTTAGAATTAAAAACCAATTCTCTTTTTAGTCAAAGTGATCTTCCGGATGGATTTGATTTAATAATAACAAATCCGCCTTGGGGTTTACATTTTCCGAGCGACAGCTTAAGCATGTTAAAATCTCTTTATCCTAAAATTATTTCATTAGAATCATTTTCATATTTTTTATTTAAAAGCATTGGATTGCTAAAACCGAATGGGATTTTATCTTTTATTCTTCCCGAAGCTGTACTGAATATTAAAGTTCATAATGATATCCGTAAAGAAATTTTAAATAGCACAACTGTTTTGAAAATTGTAAAGTTGGGGCGTGTGTTCACAAATGTTTTTACCAATGTAATCAGACTTGATTTAAAAAAACAAAGCACAACAAATCATCCTGTTCAAATTATTAATAAGATATCATTTACCATAGATCAGCAGCGCTTTCGAACAAATCCCGATTATATTTTTGATATTGAAACAAATAATGAGGATAGTCAAATAATCGAAAAGGTTTATAGGAAGCCTCATCATACATTAAAGAATAATGCTGAATGGGCTCTTGGGATTGTTACCGGAGATAACAAAAAATTTCTTAAAGATTCCATAAATAATGGTTATGAAGAAATATATAGGGGTAAAGAAGTAAACAAATACATTCTTTCCAAGGCTTCTGATTTTATTTTATTTGAGCCGGGAAAATTTCAGCAAACTGCCCCGATTGAAAAATATCGGGCAAAAGAAAAATTGATTTACAGATTTATATCTGACAAACTTGTATTTGCCTATGACGATAAGCAAAAGCTTACTCTTAATAGCGCAAATATTCTTATTCCCACAATTACTAACTATCCGGTTAAAGTTGTTTTGGCGCTTTTTAATTCTTCTTTATATCAGTTTATTTATTCTAAAAAATTCAACACAATAAAAGTTTTGAGAGGAAATCTTGAAGAGCTGCCTTTGCCCATATTCAGTGAAAAGATTTACAACAAAATTGTTAAGCTTGTTGATGAAATAATTTTGTCGGGAAAAACTAACGCTGAACTTGATTTACTAATATTTAAGTTATTAGATATTTCTGAATCTGAACAAAAATATATTTTAGCTTCCAAATAA